A genome region from Nitrospira sp. includes the following:
- a CDS encoding formylglycine-generating enzyme family protein — MSLFVTAACAVALTPALAAPTLKELDPVPMVIVPGGPFLMGSESPTGRADEWPQRSVHVDTFAIDHVEVTNERYMAFVATTGHRSPPNPYGTGVLVSAKGIEQLPVVQVTWYDAKAYCAWAKKRLPTEAEWEKAARGTDGRMFPWGNKTPDPTQANFDREWIDDKTLYAVGSLSGGASPYGIQDMSGNAREWVQDWYAPDYYANAPDKNPQGPDKGIVRVIRGGSWHSPLSDITATARGRGGFALQTHGTGFRCVRGGESAK, encoded by the coding sequence ATGAGCCTGTTCGTGACGGCAGCCTGTGCGGTCGCCCTGACACCTGCGCTCGCGGCGCCGACTCTCAAGGAGCTTGATCCGGTTCCGATGGTGATCGTTCCGGGCGGACCGTTTCTGATGGGCAGTGAGAGTCCCACGGGGCGAGCCGACGAGTGGCCGCAGCGTTCGGTGCATGTCGATACGTTCGCCATCGATCACGTGGAAGTGACCAATGAGCGCTACATGGCGTTCGTCGCCACCACCGGCCATCGCAGCCCGCCGAACCCCTATGGCACGGGAGTTTTGGTGTCGGCCAAGGGCATCGAGCAGCTACCGGTCGTGCAGGTGACGTGGTACGACGCCAAGGCCTACTGTGCGTGGGCCAAGAAACGACTGCCCACCGAAGCGGAGTGGGAGAAGGCTGCGCGCGGCACCGATGGCAGGATGTTTCCATGGGGGAACAAAACTCCAGACCCGACTCAAGCGAACTTTGACCGAGAATGGATCGACGACAAGACATTGTACGCCGTCGGTTCGTTGTCCGGAGGAGCCTCGCCCTACGGCATTCAGGATATGTCCGGCAATGCACGGGAATGGGTGCAGGATTGGTACGCCCCCGACTATTACGCAAATGCTCCCGACAAGAACCCACAGGGCCCCGACAAGGGGATTGTCCGGGTGATCCGTGGCGGTTCCTGGCATAGCCCTTTGTCGGATATCACCGCGACGGCACGGGGACGCGGAGGATTCGCGCTGCAGACGCACGGCACCGGATTCCGGTGTGTTCGGGGTGGAGAGTCGGCGAAGTGA